The Bacteroidota bacterium genome includes a region encoding these proteins:
- the mfd gene encoding transcription-repair coupling factor — MNPLLSDVSRETIKAIGPAVGNQEIGLPESSAAAFYLHHLYLSGEGRLLVVVPSDNQIQAFRDDLESIDANLVVFHYEEFNWERVYSEENEIRLLSERVETLRLLQETKRAIIFLSARSLVQKVPPPKDFFTKQIQIKAGMVHSWEPFLQKLEGLSYQRETIVTRPGDYAVRGGLVDVFSFGQEAPVRIDFFGDVVESIRLFDPRTQLSLQPVSTTTIYPGYSQSRGLKSQVCLFDYLQSDDRIAFVNETDCRSLVGEVKKSGGIDATGTPVQVSSWEELASYFDFFPVFRFRWPVEHPSVKVQSSLSVGEKTFQARVAEYVQSGYRVLVSYDLPSQEERIRTLLAGLGLEQRVTLVKPSFHEGFELPDSKLLLLAEHQVFDRYRRPSARHQIRIRNEFKIQNLSEIRRGDFVVHEDHGIGKFIGLTKIRIGDRENEVIRIEFQNRDVLFLNVKMVDKIARYRSREAGITELNKLGAPEWERKRQQTRNKIKEYARELIGLYAKRKQSKGYSFGPRTAWSAELEASFMYEDTPDQEKAWKEVAADMENESPMDRLICGDVGFGKTEIAVRAAFKAVQDTKQVAVLVPTTILAEQHVQTFRKRMSAFPVRVDVMSRFRTSRELKEIKEQLAAGKIDIIIGTTSLLGSEVAFKDLGLLIIDEEHRFGVKEKERIKSLKTNVDILSLSATPIPRTMQLSMMGARDLSLIATPPVNRRPIRVSVEPFAEDKIKTIVLQELNRGGQVFFIHNRVKSIYAMANFLKRLLPRIRIQVAHGKMTGRELEDIMHAFVSREIDVLLSTNIVESGVDIPNANTIIINRADRFGLAELYQLKGRVGRSTTQGYCYLLIPPMTLLKKDSIRRLLTIEEFSDLGSGFNVAMRDLDLRGSGNILGMEQSGFTETMGLELYHQLLEDAVEELKDEEFSDLFARQPKRLIVREVVVESWVSGQLPETYIDEPALRFDVYKRLSRSTQPEQISELEAEMNDRFGQPPIEAKVLVWETRIRLAGQKIGAVKIALQHDQMQLQFPPADHRFFKNGYFEQLLNKLTVVTYPHTFTDQKGILTLGIRVPEWKGLAPEKWFGKAYDLLSGLQVV, encoded by the coding sequence ATGAATCCGCTTCTATCCGATGTTTCACGTGAAACGATAAAGGCCATTGGTCCTGCAGTTGGGAATCAGGAAATCGGATTACCCGAATCGTCTGCAGCAGCCTTTTACCTTCATCATCTGTATCTATCCGGAGAGGGAAGGCTTCTGGTTGTTGTTCCATCCGACAATCAGATACAGGCTTTCCGGGATGATTTGGAGAGCATCGATGCCAATCTGGTTGTGTTTCATTACGAAGAATTCAATTGGGAACGCGTCTATTCTGAAGAAAATGAGATACGCTTACTGAGTGAGCGGGTTGAAACCCTGCGTTTATTACAGGAAACCAAACGGGCGATTATCTTTCTTTCTGCCCGTTCCCTGGTGCAGAAGGTCCCCCCACCAAAAGACTTTTTTACCAAACAGATCCAAATAAAGGCAGGAATGGTTCATTCATGGGAGCCGTTTCTGCAGAAACTGGAGGGTCTTTCGTATCAACGGGAAACCATCGTAACCAGACCGGGAGACTATGCGGTAAGGGGCGGGTTGGTGGATGTGTTCAGTTTTGGTCAGGAAGCACCGGTCCGTATTGACTTCTTCGGGGATGTGGTGGAGTCCATCCGCTTGTTCGATCCCAGGACACAATTAAGTCTGCAGCCCGTATCCACCACCACCATCTATCCGGGATACAGCCAGTCAAGAGGATTGAAAAGTCAGGTGTGTTTGTTTGATTACCTCCAATCGGATGATCGGATTGCCTTTGTAAATGAAACCGATTGCCGGTCTTTGGTGGGAGAGGTAAAAAAGAGCGGAGGGATCGATGCCACGGGAACACCAGTCCAGGTGTCCTCCTGGGAGGAACTCGCTTCCTATTTTGATTTCTTTCCTGTTTTCCGGTTTCGCTGGCCGGTTGAACACCCCTCTGTGAAGGTACAATCGAGCCTTTCGGTTGGAGAAAAAACGTTCCAGGCCAGGGTGGCGGAATATGTACAAAGCGGATACCGGGTGCTGGTTTCTTATGATTTGCCCTCACAGGAAGAACGGATAAGGACGCTGCTGGCCGGACTTGGTCTGGAACAACGCGTAACGCTCGTTAAGCCTTCCTTTCATGAGGGCTTTGAACTGCCCGACAGTAAACTGTTGTTGCTGGCCGAACATCAGGTGTTCGACCGGTACCGGCGACCTTCAGCCCGTCATCAGATCAGAATCAGAAATGAGTTTAAAATTCAGAATCTCTCAGAGATAAGACGGGGAGATTTTGTGGTCCATGAGGACCATGGGATTGGAAAATTCATTGGCCTGACGAAGATCCGTATCGGTGACCGGGAGAATGAGGTGATCCGTATCGAGTTTCAGAACAGGGATGTGCTGTTTCTGAATGTGAAAATGGTCGATAAAATCGCCCGGTACCGGTCAAGAGAAGCCGGGATCACCGAGCTGAATAAGCTGGGGGCTCCGGAATGGGAGCGAAAACGCCAGCAAACCAGAAACAAAATCAAAGAATATGCCCGCGAACTGATCGGGTTGTATGCCAAACGGAAGCAAAGCAAAGGGTACTCGTTTGGTCCCCGAACGGCCTGGTCCGCTGAATTGGAAGCGTCTTTTATGTATGAAGACACTCCCGATCAGGAAAAGGCATGGAAGGAAGTGGCCGCCGACATGGAGAACGAAAGTCCAATGGACAGGCTGATATGCGGGGATGTGGGTTTCGGAAAAACAGAAATCGCAGTACGTGCAGCCTTTAAAGCCGTACAGGATACCAAACAGGTGGCTGTGCTCGTTCCAACCACCATTCTGGCCGAACAACATGTTCAGACCTTCAGGAAACGCATGAGTGCCTTTCCGGTCCGGGTGGATGTAATGTCCAGGTTCAGAACATCACGGGAACTGAAGGAAATTAAAGAGCAACTGGCAGCAGGAAAAATAGATATCATCATCGGGACGACCAGCCTGCTTGGAAGCGAAGTGGCCTTCAAGGACCTGGGGCTGCTGATTATCGATGAAGAGCATCGGTTCGGGGTCAAGGAAAAGGAACGGATTAAAAGTCTCAAAACGAACGTCGATATACTATCTCTCAGTGCGACACCCATTCCCCGGACCATGCAGCTGAGCATGATGGGGGCCCGGGATCTTTCCCTGATTGCAACTCCACCAGTGAACAGAAGACCGATCAGGGTATCGGTTGAACCGTTTGCCGAGGATAAAATCAAAACCATCGTTCTGCAGGAACTGAACCGAGGCGGGCAGGTCTTCTTCATTCACAACCGGGTGAAAAGCATTTATGCCATGGCAAACTTTTTAAAACGGCTGCTTCCACGCATCCGGATTCAGGTGGCCCATGGAAAAATGACCGGCCGGGAGCTGGAAGACATCATGCATGCTTTTGTGAGCAGGGAAATCGACGTCCTTCTTTCCACCAATATTGTAGAAAGCGGAGTGGATATCCCCAACGCCAACACCATCATCATAAATCGTGCTGACCGGTTTGGCCTGGCTGAGCTGTATCAGTTGAAAGGTCGGGTGGGTCGTTCCACCACGCAGGGATACTGTTATCTGTTGATTCCACCTATGACTTTACTCAAAAAGGACTCCATTCGCCGGTTACTGACCATCGAGGAGTTTTCTGATCTTGGGAGCGGGTTCAATGTGGCGATGAGAGACCTGGATCTGCGCGGCAGCGGAAACATACTTGGAATGGAACAATCGGGATTTACTGAGACCATGGGATTAGAACTGTATCACCAGTTGCTGGAAGATGCAGTTGAAGAATTAAAAGATGAGGAATTTTCCGATTTGTTTGCCCGTCAACCCAAGCGATTGATTGTCAGAGAAGTGGTGGTTGAGTCATGGGTATCTGGTCAGCTCCCTGAAACCTATATTGACGAGCCAGCCCTTCGGTTTGATGTTTACAAGCGGCTTTCCCGTTCAACCCAACCAGAACAGATTTCAGAACTTGAAGCAGAAATGAATGACCGGTTTGGCCAGCCTCCCATTGAGGCAAAAGTATTGGTATGGGAAACCCGGATCCGGTTGGCAGGACAGAAAATCGGAGCTGTTAAAATCGCTCTTCAGCATGATCAGATGCAGCTTCAGTTCCCGCCTGCCGACCATCGGTTTTTCAAAAACGGATACTTTGAACAACTACTGAATAAATTAACAGTTGTAACCTACCCACATACCTTCACCGATCAGAAGGGAATACTCACGCTTGGAATCAGAGTACCCGAATGGAAGGGCCTTGCCCCCGAAAAGTGGTTCGGCAAGGCTTATGACCTCCTGAGCGGCCTTCAGGTGGTCTAA
- the mraZ gene encoding division/cell wall cluster transcriptional repressor MraZ → MSNSVKQYGFMGEYHYSLDSKGRVSLPQRLRKNLPGDTVFVITRGFDQCLLLYPHSTWQDISEKLSQFSYIASPDNRAFIRIFLSWANELELDSQYRLNIPQRHLDFAHITTESVILGLMDKIELWNPDRYQEYLSKTGADYETIAGKIMGL, encoded by the coding sequence ATGTCAAATTCTGTGAAACAATATGGGTTCATGGGGGAATACCACTATTCCCTCGACAGCAAGGGCCGGGTAAGTCTGCCGCAACGATTGCGGAAGAATTTACCGGGTGATACTGTCTTTGTGATCACCCGCGGATTTGATCAATGTTTGCTGCTGTATCCCCATTCCACCTGGCAGGACATTTCTGAAAAGCTTTCCCAATTCAGTTACATCGCATCCCCCGACAACCGGGCCTTTATCAGGATCTTTCTTTCCTGGGCCAATGAATTGGAACTGGATAGTCAGTACCGGTTGAACATTCCTCAACGACACCTTGACTTCGCCCACATTACCACTGAGTCGGTTATCCTTGGATTGATGGACAAGATCGAACTCTGGAATCCGGACCGCTATCAGGAATACCTGTCAAAGACCGGTGCTGATTACGAGACCATCGCCGGGAAAATCATGGGACTCTGA
- the rsmH gene encoding 16S rRNA (cytosine(1402)-N(4))-methyltransferase RsmH translates to MEYHEPVLLQPAIGLLVTNPDGVYVDGTLGGGGHSFHLLQSAGPECRCIGFDVDPVAIAFASARLKTFGSRFTAIQSNTALMEEGLYRLGIRKVDGILLDLGVSSRQLDDESKGFTFRKDTRLDLRLDPSLPETAESWINTRSFEEIDRVLRENGEEPYSRKVASAIIKAREKGPVLSTGALTDIIDTVIFPDKRKKTYARVFQAIRMEINKEMDRLKEMLQAGTGLLKPGGRLVVISYHSLEDRMVKTWFRDRENPCTCPPGLPVCICGKKPELKVLTRKAVMPDDEELKTNPRSRSARLRAAEKC, encoded by the coding sequence ATGGAGTACCATGAGCCGGTATTGTTACAACCGGCCATCGGACTTCTGGTTACCAATCCGGACGGAGTCTATGTGGATGGCACGCTCGGTGGCGGAGGCCACAGTTTTCACCTTTTACAGTCGGCCGGACCTGAGTGTCGCTGCATTGGGTTTGATGTGGATCCTGTCGCCATTGCCTTTGCTTCAGCTCGGTTGAAAACGTTCGGAAGCAGGTTTACGGCCATTCAATCAAATACGGCCCTGATGGAAGAGGGTTTGTACCGGCTGGGCATCAGAAAGGTGGATGGTATTCTTCTGGACCTTGGCGTTTCCTCTCGTCAATTGGATGACGAATCCAAGGGATTCACTTTCAGAAAAGATACCAGATTGGATTTAAGACTGGATCCTTCTTTACCGGAAACGGCAGAAAGCTGGATCAACACCCGGTCTTTTGAAGAAATAGACCGGGTATTACGCGAGAATGGAGAAGAGCCATATTCGCGCAAAGTGGCATCGGCCATTATTAAGGCCCGGGAAAAAGGTCCGGTTCTTTCTACCGGGGCCCTGACCGACATTATTGATACAGTCATCTTTCCGGATAAGCGGAAGAAAACCTATGCAAGGGTTTTTCAGGCGATCCGGATGGAGATTAACAAGGAAATGGACCGCTTAAAAGAGATGCTGCAGGCAGGCACCGGACTGCTGAAGCCGGGCGGGAGACTGGTGGTGATCAGTTACCACTCTCTTGAGGACCGGATGGTTAAAACATGGTTCAGGGACCGTGAAAATCCATGTACCTGTCCACCCGGATTACCGGTTTGTATCTGTGGTAAAAAACCAGAACTGAAGGTGTTGACCCGTAAAGCGGTGATGCCTGATGATGAAGAATTGAAAACCAATCCAAGATCGAGAAGTGCCCGGTTAAGGGCTGCAGAAAAATGTTAG
- a CDS encoding cell division protein FtsL, which produces MKTVIAKVEKAHPMMVVGLVGVVTLILVIYISNILSVRSLLDRNTQLTDSLAIQKIRTDHLLTETNLLESVERIQAMAQKEFRMATPARPPMIIQVPAEEINLLRGDQK; this is translated from the coding sequence GTGAAAACAGTCATTGCAAAAGTCGAGAAAGCCCATCCAATGATGGTGGTCGGACTGGTTGGGGTGGTCACCCTGATCCTGGTGATTTACATCAGCAATATCCTGTCGGTGAGAAGTTTGCTGGACCGGAATACACAGCTGACCGATAGTCTGGCCATCCAGAAAATCCGCACAGATCATTTACTGACTGAAACCAATCTGCTTGAATCGGTGGAGCGGATACAGGCCATGGCGCAAAAGGAATTCCGGATGGCGACTCCGGCCAGACCGCCGATGATCATACAGGTTCCGGCTGAAGAGATTAATCTGCTGCGGGGTGATCAGAAATGA
- a CDS encoding PASTA domain-containing protein, giving the protein MIPVQGLNRFFFISMGLMILFVILVIRLFWVQVIEGTRYREIGQKQYQERFVVKANRGVIYDRSGVPLVTNQIQYSFGVDPYMTSPEEAPLIARRFSKVFGKSYSGYLAKIRQKTNFVWLERGVSPDQRDRLALQNFNSVVEVKEPTRLYRYNERAGQLLGFTNIDNKGISGLELFHDSHIRGRDGFVVMQRDGRGRRVPSPDYARQDPVNGKSVELTVDVVTQSIVDEELIQGVKSAGGTGGVAIFMVPQTGEIVAMSHYPPINPNRPEKIDMKDARLRAVTDVFEPGSTFKVVTAAAAYEYGIRRSSDWLNAENGTWLYKGEKVIDHERLGRITFKEAIIHSSNVGMAKTGLMLGEERFYKIARNFGFGMETGIDLPGEIAGTLKQPLEWSGISLPWMSFGYEVLVTPVQMLNAYAAVANRGRLMRPFVVRKITGPDGTVVLENRPSAIRQVISASTVDTLVPALSAVVSEGTAKLADIKPLSIAGKTGTAKKVSSTGQYEKSYMASFVGFFPAERPILAGIVILDSPSKGYYGGAVSAPIFGRIAQRIIGSSKWLDQTPVLLAAGADTLKGRRLVPDVKYKSVSSAQVLLADQGWDVELIGNGKWIIGQTPAADSLVDEDETLYLKTGTAESRSLPAVAGIPLREAVGKLQTHGYNVRVAGSGAVQRATPAKSDRKMVTLTGKSAPSPGGAQ; this is encoded by the coding sequence ATGATACCTGTTCAGGGCCTGAACCGATTCTTTTTCATCAGCATGGGGCTGATGATCCTCTTTGTCATTCTGGTCATCCGATTGTTCTGGGTGCAAGTCATTGAAGGAACCCGTTACCGCGAAATCGGGCAGAAGCAATACCAGGAACGGTTTGTCGTAAAGGCCAACCGCGGTGTGATCTACGATCGGTCCGGTGTTCCTCTGGTTACCAATCAGATTCAGTATAGTTTCGGGGTTGATCCATACATGACCAGTCCGGAAGAGGCACCCCTGATTGCACGCCGGTTCAGCAAGGTCTTCGGAAAATCCTACAGTGGGTATCTGGCGAAGATCAGACAGAAAACAAATTTTGTGTGGCTGGAACGGGGAGTGTCACCCGATCAGCGTGACCGGTTGGCGTTACAGAATTTCAATTCAGTGGTTGAGGTAAAGGAACCCACCAGACTCTACCGTTACAATGAGCGCGCCGGTCAGTTACTTGGATTTACCAACATTGACAACAAGGGAATCAGCGGGTTGGAATTGTTTCATGATTCGCACATCCGGGGACGGGATGGTTTTGTGGTGATGCAGCGTGACGGAAGGGGGCGCCGGGTGCCATCGCCTGATTATGCCCGGCAGGATCCGGTCAATGGGAAATCGGTGGAATTGACTGTAGATGTAGTCACGCAAAGTATTGTGGATGAAGAACTTATACAGGGTGTAAAATCGGCCGGAGGAACTGGTGGAGTGGCCATTTTTATGGTTCCGCAAACCGGAGAAATCGTGGCGATGTCACACTATCCGCCCATCAATCCGAACCGGCCAGAGAAAATTGATATGAAAGATGCCCGTCTGAGGGCAGTTACCGATGTTTTTGAGCCAGGTTCAACCTTTAAGGTGGTAACAGCCGCAGCTGCGTATGAATATGGAATCAGACGAAGCTCTGATTGGCTGAATGCAGAGAACGGAACGTGGTTGTACAAAGGAGAGAAAGTCATTGACCATGAACGACTTGGACGCATCACCTTCAAGGAGGCGATCATCCATTCAAGCAATGTGGGAATGGCAAAAACAGGGTTGATGCTCGGAGAAGAACGATTCTATAAAATAGCCCGGAATTTCGGTTTCGGAATGGAAACAGGAATCGATCTTCCCGGAGAGATTGCCGGAACATTGAAGCAGCCCCTTGAATGGTCGGGGATCTCACTTCCCTGGATGTCCTTTGGTTATGAAGTCCTGGTAACGCCGGTCCAGATGCTGAACGCCTATGCCGCCGTGGCCAACCGAGGAAGACTGATGCGGCCATTCGTGGTCCGGAAAATCACAGGTCCTGATGGAACCGTGGTGCTGGAAAACCGACCCTCGGCCATCAGGCAGGTCATCTCGGCCTCCACTGTCGATACACTCGTTCCAGCCCTGAGTGCAGTGGTTTCAGAAGGAACCGCAAAGCTGGCCGATATAAAGCCGCTATCAATTGCAGGAAAAACAGGAACCGCCAAGAAAGTGTCTTCCACCGGACAGTATGAAAAATCCTACATGGCTTCATTCGTCGGGTTTTTCCCGGCCGAGCGTCCCATTCTGGCAGGAATCGTCATTCTGGATTCCCCATCAAAGGGATATTACGGAGGTGCGGTCAGTGCTCCCATTTTCGGGCGGATTGCACAAAGGATCATCGGATCGAGCAAGTGGCTGGATCAGACACCGGTTCTTCTGGCTGCCGGAGCCGATACCCTGAAGGGGAGACGGCTGGTGCCGGATGTGAAATATAAAAGCGTGAGTTCGGCCCAGGTATTGCTTGCCGATCAGGGATGGGATGTAGAACTGATTGGAAATGGAAAATGGATCATTGGGCAAACACCGGCGGCCGACAGTCTGGTGGATGAGGATGAAACCTTATACCTGAAAACCGGAACGGCCGAATCGCGTTCTCTACCCGCCGTCGCAGGCATTCCGCTCAGAGAAGCGGTGGGAAAATTGCAAACCCATGGATATAACGTACGGGTGGCCGGGTCGGGAGCGGTTCAGCGGGCCACACCAGCGAAATCGGATCGGAAAATGGTTACGCTGACCGGGAAATCGGCTCCCTCTCCAGGAGGTGCACAATGA
- a CDS encoding UDP-N-acetylmuramoyl-L-alanyl-D-glutamate--2,6-diaminopimelate ligase, which yields MKMLHDLLSDLALTDRDRVPDVEVTGIEIDSRRVRTGTIFIARPGQKGNGADFALDAIKKGAVLIISETSCPDQELVSKWITVPNAAITFADCSRWFHGYADRELQLIGITGTNGKTTTSFLVRHIIEESGIFCSVLGTTGAYWLDKYENLSHTTPEAPVLQTYFRKFSDDGCSMVSMEVSSHSLSLERVHGLQFKVAAFTNLTHDHLDFHKTMDAYALAKARLFRMVAPDGLAVLNADDPYSEKMIHLLKIPVLTYGITGGADLKGRIKSASITGQVLTVTYRGIPYQLQFPLPGRFNAYNALAAIGCAIGAGIPVEEAIGYLETAKPVPGRFELVTVPGKQVTGVVDYSHTPDSLEKILQAIRDIRTPDQTVITVVGCGGDRDKTKRPVMAEVACRLSDQVLITSDNPRTEDPESIIHDMVNGLRASNFRTVTDRRQAIKTAIGLAKPGSIILVAGKGHETYQEINGVRHPFDDRLVFREELEYA from the coding sequence ATGAAAATGCTGCACGACTTACTATCCGATCTGGCGTTGACAGACCGGGACCGGGTTCCGGATGTGGAAGTGACCGGAATAGAGATTGATTCCAGACGGGTACGAACGGGAACCATTTTTATTGCCAGACCCGGGCAGAAGGGTAATGGTGCCGATTTTGCCCTGGATGCCATTAAAAAAGGGGCTGTTCTGATCATCAGTGAAACCAGCTGTCCCGATCAGGAACTGGTCTCAAAATGGATCACGGTTCCCAATGCCGCCATTACTTTTGCCGACTGTTCCCGTTGGTTTCACGGATATGCTGACCGCGAATTGCAGCTGATCGGAATCACCGGAACCAACGGAAAAACCACCACGTCCTTTCTGGTTCGTCACATCATTGAGGAAAGCGGCATTTTCTGTTCTGTACTGGGAACGACCGGAGCGTATTGGCTGGACAAGTACGAAAACTTAAGTCACACCACGCCGGAAGCCCCGGTTCTTCAGACCTATTTCAGAAAATTTTCTGATGATGGCTGTTCCATGGTAAGCATGGAAGTGTCGAGCCATTCTCTGAGCCTTGAGCGGGTACATGGTCTGCAGTTTAAAGTGGCTGCCTTTACCAACCTTACCCATGATCACCTTGATTTCCACAAGACCATGGATGCGTACGCACTGGCAAAGGCGAGGTTATTCAGAATGGTGGCTCCGGATGGTCTGGCGGTTCTGAATGCAGATGATCCGTATTCAGAGAAAATGATTCATTTGCTGAAAATTCCGGTACTTACTTATGGCATCACCGGCGGAGCGGATCTGAAGGGTCGCATTAAATCGGCTTCCATCACCGGTCAGGTACTGACTGTGACTTACAGGGGAATTCCTTATCAGCTTCAGTTTCCGTTGCCCGGGCGTTTCAATGCCTATAATGCGCTGGCGGCCATTGGTTGTGCCATCGGTGCAGGCATCCCGGTTGAAGAGGCAATTGGCTATCTGGAAACCGCAAAACCGGTTCCGGGGCGGTTCGAATTGGTTACGGTTCCCGGAAAGCAGGTGACCGGCGTGGTCGATTACAGTCACACGCCCGACTCACTGGAGAAAATTTTGCAGGCGATCCGGGATATCCGCACCCCCGATCAGACGGTTATTACCGTTGTGGGTTGCGGCGGGGACCGGGACAAGACCAAAAGACCCGTGATGGCTGAAGTCGCCTGCCGGTTATCTGATCAGGTGCTGATCACCAGCGACAATCCCCGGACGGAGGATCCGGAAAGCATCATTCATGACATGGTAAATGGGCTGCGTGCCAGCAATTTCAGAACGGTAACCGACCGGAGACAGGCCATCAAAACCGCCATCGGTCTTGCCAAACCCGGATCTATCATATTGGTTGCTGGTAAAGGACATGAAACCTATCAGGAAATCAACGGTGTCCGCCACCCGTTTGATGACCGGCTGGTGTTCAGAGAGGAACTTGAATATGCCTGA
- a CDS encoding UDP-N-acetylmuramoyl-tripeptide--D-alanyl-D-alanine ligase: MPEGRLLKIDDFHRTGGEWKNQFRPQTLTTSVIDSREVVPGSVFFAFRGEKTDGHQFIPKAIESGAAIVVYSDPASDRQFLGSDCLGIRTDQVLNYLQDLAARVVRRSKIPVIAITGSNGKTTTKDLVSAVLSSKFKVHRNYKNLNNHLGVPLTILGLNAEHEILVLEMGMNHAGEIARLCEIADPTHGLITNIGTAHIENLGTQEGIARAKGELFVHLTNRKGFAFINADDPFLLKLMAGRTAQSLFFGINNKEASVRARDLVLTPENTWSFSWVDQKSRKSGQVNLQIPGRHMVMNALAAVAVGIKFGIRPEDISSSLNGAAAQDKRMQLVRVGDRQLLIDCYNANPDSMKAGLQSFQELMAPGRKIVVLGDMYELGHLSDHLHDEVGSFLKTLAFDGVITVGKQSARIGAMLKKYPASLGVHHFETREQVMGWLESTLKPGDAVYLKASRGMKLEQISDFLIETYTAGAN, encoded by the coding sequence ATGCCTGAAGGCCGGCTGCTGAAAATAGACGACTTCCACCGGACCGGGGGTGAATGGAAAAACCAATTCCGCCCGCAGACACTGACCACTTCAGTCATTGATAGCCGTGAAGTGGTCCCAGGATCGGTATTCTTTGCATTCCGGGGTGAAAAAACCGATGGCCACCAGTTTATTCCAAAGGCCATTGAGTCGGGTGCAGCCATTGTGGTTTACAGTGACCCGGCATCGGACCGGCAATTCTTAGGATCTGATTGTTTGGGAATCCGGACCGATCAGGTTCTGAACTATTTACAGGATCTGGCTGCCAGAGTGGTCAGAAGAAGCAAGATACCGGTGATCGCCATTACCGGTAGCAATGGAAAGACAACGACCAAGGATCTGGTTTCAGCCGTTCTTTCCTCAAAGTTCAAGGTTCATCGCAATTATAAAAACCTGAATAATCATCTGGGTGTTCCGCTGACCATTCTGGGCCTGAATGCAGAACATGAAATTCTGGTTCTTGAGATGGGAATGAATCATGCCGGAGAAATTGCCCGTTTGTGCGAGATTGCAGATCCCACACATGGATTAATTACCAATATCGGCACGGCCCACATCGAGAATCTGGGCACCCAGGAAGGAATTGCCCGGGCCAAAGGCGAGCTGTTCGTTCATCTGACCAACCGGAAGGGATTTGCCTTCATCAATGCAGATGACCCCTTTCTTCTGAAACTGATGGCTGGCCGGACGGCGCAATCGCTGTTTTTTGGCATTAACAACAAGGAAGCCTCGGTGAGAGCCCGCGATCTGGTTCTGACCCCGGAGAATACGTGGTCATTCAGCTGGGTTGATCAGAAATCCAGAAAATCCGGGCAGGTTAACCTGCAAATTCCCGGAAGACACATGGTTATGAATGCACTGGCTGCTGTGGCTGTGGGGATCAAATTCGGAATCAGGCCCGAGGACATTTCCTCCTCTCTGAATGGGGCTGCTGCGCAGGATAAACGGATGCAACTGGTCCGGGTTGGTGACCGGCAATTGCTGATAGACTGTTACAATGCCAATCCGGATTCCATGAAGGCCGGATTGCAATCCTTTCAGGAATTGATGGCACCGGGTCGGAAAATCGTGGTTCTTGGCGACATGTATGAACTGGGCCATTTGTCTGATCATCTGCATGATGAAGTCGGCAGCTTTTTAAAGACACTTGCGTTCGATGGTGTCATTACCGTCGGGAAGCAATCGGCACGAATCGGTGCCATGCTGAAAAAATACCCCGCCAGTCTGGGCGTTCATCACTTTGAAACCCGTGAACAGGTCATGGGTTGGCTTGAGTCGACCCTGAAACCGGGTGATGCTGTCTATCTGAAAGCATCTCGGGGAATGAAATTAGAACAAATCAGTGACTTTTTAATCGAAACCTATACCGCAGGAGCCAATTAA